A single region of the Streptomyces sp. NBC_00425 genome encodes:
- a CDS encoding DUF4097 family beta strand repeat-containing protein encodes MQKFATAAPVSVVLDVPAGRVRFIAADRADTTVEVLPADASRSRDVKAAQETSVDFADGALRITAAPKNQLLGASGALEVTVQLPAGSHVEATTSAGEFRGVGRLGDVTFEGAQGTVKIDEAATARLTLLAGDVTVGRLTGPAHISTQKGDVQVTEAVHGTVVLRTEAGAISVGAARGVSASLDAGTTYGRIHNALANADGAAAGLSIHATTAYGDITARSL; translated from the coding sequence ATGCAGAAGTTCGCCACCGCCGCCCCGGTCTCCGTCGTCCTCGACGTCCCCGCCGGGCGTGTCCGGTTCATCGCCGCCGACCGCGCCGACACCACGGTCGAGGTGCTGCCCGCGGACGCCTCCAGGAGCCGCGACGTGAAGGCGGCGCAGGAGACCTCGGTCGACTTCGCCGACGGCGCCCTGCGGATCACGGCCGCCCCGAAGAACCAGCTCCTCGGCGCCTCCGGAGCCCTCGAGGTGACCGTCCAGCTGCCCGCCGGCTCGCACGTCGAGGCGACGACCTCCGCCGGCGAGTTCCGCGGCGTCGGACGGCTCGGCGACGTCACCTTCGAGGGCGCGCAGGGCACGGTCAAGATCGACGAGGCCGCGACCGCCCGCCTCACCCTCCTCGCCGGCGACGTCACCGTCGGCCGCCTCACCGGCCCCGCCCACATCAGCACCCAGAAGGGCGACGTCCAGGTCACCGAGGCCGTGCACGGCACGGTCGTCCTGCGCACCGAGGCCGGCGCCATCTCCGTCGGCGCCGCCCGCGGAGTCTCCGCCTCCCTCGACGCCGGCACCACCTACGGCCGCATCCACAACGCCCTCGCGAACGCCGACGGCGCCGCCGCCGGCCTCAGCATCCACGCCACCACCGCCTACGGCGACATCACCGCCCGCAGTCTCTGA
- a CDS encoding DUF4232 domain-containing protein codes for MRAVPITVTALAAALLLTACSGGDDSGSGGDESKAATSPGAAGSACAAGDLGQEVGPVDAAPAAGDTGNVTVTLTNKGKECTLDGFPKVDLKAGDASASVTQDEAAAPQPLTLPAQGTASFTITYVRGAGSGEKSLAVKTVEYGLPKASSTADFPWSYGDVALKSKGVADATVSAFHPAGD; via the coding sequence ATGCGCGCCGTTCCCATCACCGTCACCGCTCTCGCCGCGGCCCTGCTCCTCACCGCCTGCTCAGGCGGGGACGACAGCGGCTCCGGCGGCGACGAGAGCAAGGCCGCGACGTCCCCCGGGGCCGCCGGATCCGCCTGCGCGGCCGGCGACCTCGGCCAGGAGGTCGGCCCCGTCGACGCCGCGCCCGCCGCCGGGGACACCGGCAACGTCACCGTCACACTCACCAACAAGGGCAAGGAGTGCACCCTGGACGGCTTCCCCAAGGTCGACCTCAAGGCCGGCGACGCCTCCGCGAGCGTGACGCAGGACGAGGCCGCCGCGCCGCAGCCCCTGACCCTCCCGGCGCAGGGCACCGCCTCCTTCACGATCACCTACGTGCGCGGCGCGGGCAGCGGCGAGAAGTCCCTCGCCGTGAAGACCGTCGAGTACGGCCTGCCGAAGGCCTCGTCCACCGCGGACTTCCCCTGGTCCTACGGTGACGTCGCGCTCAAGAGCAAGGGCGTGGCGGACGCGACGGTCAGCGCCTTCCACCCGGCCGGCGACTGA